One Lycium barbarum isolate Lr01 chromosome 5, ASM1917538v2, whole genome shotgun sequence genomic window carries:
- the LOC132640640 gene encoding uncharacterized protein LOC132640640 yields MEVEEEVRELEEQVNQIADKVADYRTALPGQLQSIFSSVIAAQRPVFNTQGPESQPGCSNYPPTSDVEGRGAALPEEVQKEAEKAQLLKEKISSNASAIPIVMNRMKEIMARIDKLQSSNKVIHPAFKRRKFS; encoded by the exons ATGGAGGTAGAAGAAGAAGTAAGAGAATTGGAAGAACAAGTTAACCAAATTGCTGACAAAGTTGCCGATTACCGAACTGCACTTCCGGGTCAGCTTCAAAGTATTTTCAGTTCAGTTATTGCTGCTCAAAGACCCGTTTTCAATACCCAGGGACCCGAATCTCAACCTGGCTGCTCCAATTACCCACCCACATCCG ATGTTGAAGGGCGTGGTGCTGCCTTACCCGAAGAGGTGCAGAAAGAAGCTGAAAAAGCGCAGCTTCTTAAAGAGAAGATATCAAGTAATGCATCTGCCATACCTATTGTAATGAACAGGATGAAGGAAATTATGGCAAGGATCGACAAATTGCAGTCTAGCAATAAAGTTATCCATCCTGCCTTCAAAAGGAGAAAATTTAGCTGA